Proteins from one Burkholderia oklahomensis C6786 genomic window:
- a CDS encoding sensor domain-containing phosphodiesterase — translation MPKSQGLSPDSLISQFTRGDEGWCAQYHDINLSSTFQPVISITHKRVVGYEALVRATDANGAPISPDTLFARAQARGETILLDRLTRCLHAANFSAQDTGMCWLFLNVLPQMFDAGIAPREFIEALCAHFSLPPTRIVLEVIEQPSRNEAALAHTLDMIQHGDFLIAIDDFGTGFSNFDRIWQMKPDIVKLDRSIVERSLAASDAHRIVHHLVTMLHHAGTMVLAEGVENEDALQILMDADVDFVQGFCFGQPDPSLERARRYAPARIEAAWARFAERAQERRGGAVHPGFDTIERIVLAGAADYTETQDLRGAAQRLLTNSIVRRVFVAEANGEQIEPSVTAETPDAPSVTTRRLAPLLPELHCNWSRRAYFQRAVAAPGRVALMGPHFSLTDGRDCYTAAVAIHLGTTLKVFCVDFDFSSSDGDEQ, via the coding sequence ATGCCCAAATCACAGGGGCTCTCGCCCGACAGCCTGATCTCGCAGTTCACTCGCGGCGACGAAGGCTGGTGCGCGCAATATCACGACATAAATCTTTCGAGCACCTTTCAGCCGGTGATTTCGATCACGCACAAGCGCGTCGTCGGCTACGAGGCGCTCGTGCGCGCGACCGACGCGAACGGCGCGCCGATCTCGCCCGACACGCTGTTCGCGCGCGCGCAGGCGCGCGGCGAGACGATCCTGCTCGATCGCCTGACCCGCTGCCTGCACGCCGCGAACTTCTCCGCGCAAGACACGGGCATGTGCTGGCTGTTCCTGAACGTGCTGCCCCAGATGTTCGATGCCGGCATCGCGCCGCGCGAGTTCATCGAGGCGCTGTGCGCGCACTTCTCGCTGCCGCCGACGCGCATCGTGCTCGAAGTGATCGAGCAGCCGTCGCGCAACGAAGCCGCGCTCGCCCACACGCTCGACATGATCCAGCACGGCGATTTCCTGATCGCGATCGACGATTTCGGCACCGGCTTCTCGAACTTCGACCGCATCTGGCAGATGAAGCCCGACATCGTGAAGCTCGATCGCTCGATCGTCGAACGCTCGCTCGCGGCGAGCGACGCGCACCGGATCGTCCATCACCTCGTCACGATGCTGCACCACGCGGGCACGATGGTGCTCGCGGAGGGCGTCGAGAACGAAGACGCGCTGCAGATCCTGATGGACGCCGACGTCGACTTCGTCCAGGGCTTCTGCTTCGGCCAGCCCGATCCGTCGCTCGAGCGCGCACGCCGTTACGCGCCGGCACGCATCGAGGCCGCATGGGCGCGCTTCGCCGAGCGCGCGCAGGAGCGGCGCGGCGGCGCCGTGCATCCCGGGTTCGACACGATCGAGCGGATCGTGCTCGCGGGCGCCGCCGACTACACCGAGACCCAGGACCTGCGCGGCGCCGCGCAGCGGCTGCTGACGAATTCGATCGTGCGGCGCGTGTTCGTCGCCGAGGCGAACGGCGAGCAGATCGAGCCGTCGGTCACGGCCGAGACGCCGGACGCGCCGAGCGTGACGACGCGGCGGCTCGCGCCGCTGCTGCCGGAATTGCATTGCAACTGGTCGCGGCGCGCGTATTTCCAGCGCGCGGTCGCGGCGCCGGGACGCGTCGCGCTGATGGGACCGCACTTCTCGCTGACGGACGGCCGCGACTGCTACACGGCGGCCGTCGCGATCCATCTCGGGACGACGCTGAAGGTGTTCTGCGTCGACTTCGATTTCTCCTCGTCGGACGGTGACGAGCAGTAG
- a CDS encoding AAA family ATPase, whose amino-acid sequence MSSVDERFAWTGGLADRLPEPADFGLALAEGFARRIGMLSRRLGAPAAAARWAARAAFAASRATAAGHVCVSLHALAQRYDEPFTDVRDALAASGVIAFGGIARGGECPLVVDRDGRLYLARYFEYETRLATALVARARSGDAAAGGAGELEPEALGERLVRYFGPQKERGVDWQRVAALVALTGRVTIVSGGPGTGKTTTVVGVIACLLDAHPDLRIALAAPTGKAAQRMQEALHARAGSLPAELAMRLPQTSYTLHRLLGGGPGGRFAHHRDNPLPYDLVVVDEASMIDVALAAHLLDALAPNTRLVLLGDKDQLAAVEAGAVFAELSAQPAFSATACATIARALGIDEAEFVAALPDGFVRGAAGIEKAGAGAGARAAVIDASAAARASATAAAPAARATATAAAKAAAEPAPRAGRRGGARESKRAADDAQGSLFAFDDESAPGDDASGNDMPGGDTTGDAQQNRRDTPDVHASSNVQDVYGMGGAQRIRARADNGFPADLPRDASAAERAAWIDAGELAWLDNASVSSLEDAATNAASGEWRIASAAGAGARVRADALTGMSADAGAETGASASMMMSAEAASSAASAVAPLTDCVVWLERNYRFGLDSPIGRLSLAIRRGAVQDALDALSTADDAAARFCDDGGATLSAATIERIAQGFAGYAAALRDALATHSPDPLPLFDVLNRFRVLCATRTGARGADEVNARVAAEVRRAVRVPLAIGAHWFAGRPVMVTRNDYALGLFNGDIGIALPDARGALRVWFRGADGRARPVSPAALPPHDTAFALTVHKSQGSEFDDAALILPASFNRVLSRELVYTAITRARSRVQVIGSRAVLALAIATRTARDSGLAARIADALRARPEGMR is encoded by the coding sequence ATGAGCTCGGTCGACGAACGCTTCGCGTGGACGGGCGGCCTGGCCGACCGTCTGCCCGAGCCGGCCGATTTCGGCCTCGCGCTCGCCGAAGGCTTCGCGCGCCGGATCGGCATGCTGTCGCGCCGCCTCGGCGCACCTGCCGCGGCGGCGCGCTGGGCGGCGCGCGCGGCGTTCGCCGCGAGCCGCGCGACGGCGGCGGGGCACGTGTGCGTGTCGCTGCACGCGCTCGCGCAGCGCTACGACGAGCCGTTCACCGACGTGCGCGACGCGCTCGCGGCGAGCGGCGTGATCGCATTCGGCGGGATCGCTCGCGGCGGCGAGTGCCCGCTCGTCGTCGATCGCGACGGGCGCCTGTATCTCGCGCGCTACTTCGAATATGAGACGCGGCTCGCGACCGCGCTCGTCGCACGAGCCCGTTCCGGCGATGCCGCGGCGGGCGGCGCCGGCGAGCTCGAGCCCGAGGCGCTCGGCGAGCGGCTCGTTCGCTATTTCGGCCCGCAGAAGGAGCGGGGCGTCGACTGGCAGCGCGTCGCGGCGCTCGTTGCGCTGACGGGCCGTGTGACGATCGTGAGCGGCGGGCCGGGCACCGGCAAGACGACGACGGTCGTCGGCGTGATCGCGTGCCTGCTCGACGCGCATCCGGACTTGCGGATCGCGCTCGCCGCGCCGACCGGCAAGGCGGCGCAGCGGATGCAGGAGGCGCTGCACGCGCGCGCCGGCAGCTTGCCGGCCGAGCTCGCGATGCGCCTGCCGCAGACGTCGTACACGCTGCACCGGCTGCTGGGCGGCGGTCCGGGCGGGCGTTTCGCGCATCACCGCGACAACCCGCTGCCGTACGACCTCGTCGTCGTCGACGAAGCGTCGATGATCGACGTCGCGCTCGCCGCGCACCTGCTCGATGCGCTCGCGCCGAACACGCGCCTCGTGCTGCTCGGCGACAAGGATCAGCTCGCGGCCGTCGAAGCGGGCGCGGTGTTCGCGGAGCTGAGCGCGCAGCCCGCATTCAGCGCGACGGCGTGTGCGACGATCGCGCGCGCGCTCGGTATCGACGAGGCCGAGTTCGTGGCGGCGCTGCCGGACGGATTCGTCCGCGGCGCGGCGGGGATCGAGAAGGCGGGGGCGGGCGCGGGCGCACGCGCGGCCGTCATCGATGCGAGCGCGGCGGCGCGCGCTTCGGCCACTGCGGCCGCGCCGGCGGCGCGAGCCACGGCTACGGCGGCCGCCAAGGCCGCTGCCGAACCTGCGCCGCGCGCCGGCCGGCGCGGCGGCGCACGCGAATCGAAACGCGCCGCCGACGACGCGCAGGGATCGCTGTTCGCGTTCGACGACGAAAGCGCGCCGGGCGACGACGCGTCGGGCAACGACATGCCGGGCGGCGATACGACGGGCGACGCGCAGCAGAATCGGCGCGACACGCCGGACGTGCACGCGTCGTCGAACGTGCAGGACGTTTACGGCATGGGGGGCGCGCAGCGCATACGGGCACGGGCCGACAACGGATTTCCGGCCGATTTGCCGAGGGACGCGTCCGCCGCCGAGCGGGCCGCGTGGATCGACGCGGGCGAGCTCGCGTGGCTCGACAACGCGTCCGTCTCGTCACTCGAAGACGCCGCGACGAATGCCGCGTCGGGCGAGTGGCGCATCGCATCGGCGGCCGGAGCCGGCGCACGTGTACGTGCCGATGCGTTGACGGGCATGAGCGCCGATGCAGGCGCGGAGACGGGCGCTTCGGCTTCGATGATGATGTCCGCCGAAGCCGCATCGTCGGCAGCATCCGCCGTCGCGCCGCTGACCGACTGCGTCGTCTGGCTCGAGCGCAACTATCGCTTCGGCCTCGATTCGCCGATCGGCAGGCTGTCGCTCGCGATCCGCCGCGGCGCCGTGCAGGACGCACTCGATGCGTTGTCGACAGCAGACGATGCGGCCGCGCGCTTCTGCGACGACGGCGGCGCGACGCTGTCGGCCGCGACGATCGAACGGATCGCGCAGGGCTTCGCCGGCTACGCGGCCGCGCTGCGCGACGCACTCGCGACGCACTCGCCCGATCCGCTGCCGCTCTTCGACGTGCTCAACCGCTTCCGTGTGCTTTGCGCGACGCGCACGGGCGCGCGCGGCGCGGACGAGGTCAATGCGCGCGTCGCGGCGGAGGTGCGCCGCGCGGTGCGCGTGCCGCTCGCGATCGGCGCGCACTGGTTCGCGGGACGGCCCGTGATGGTGACGCGCAACGATTACGCACTCGGGCTGTTCAACGGCGACATCGGCATTGCGCTGCCAGACGCGCGCGGCGCGCTGCGCGTCTGGTTCCGAGGCGCGGACGGCCGCGCGCGCCCGGTGTCGCCCGCCGCGCTGCCGCCGCACGACACGGCGTTCGCGCTGACCGTCCACAAGTCGCAGGGCTCGGAGTTCGACGACGCGGCGCTGATTCTGCCCGCGTCGTTCAACCGCGTGCTGTCGCGCGAGCTCGTCTACACGGCGATCACGCGCGCGCGTTCGCGCGTGCAGGTGATCGGCTCGCGCGCGGTGCTCGCGCTGGCGATTGCGACGCGCACCGCGCGCGATTCCGGGTTGGCCGCGCGAATCGCAGACGCGCTGCGCGCTCGGCCGGAGGGGATGCGATGA
- the recB gene encoding exodeoxyribonuclease V subunit beta yields MSRAAQSGLSTSELDVFACALDGVNQIEASAGTGKTWNICALYVRLLLEKDLGADEILVVTFTKAATAELHERIRGRLAQLAHALDTGGDGNDPFVARLFETTLSPERGIDPETAAKRVRRALRAFDQAAIHTIHAFCQRALQEAPFAAAMPFAFEMEADDGALRFELAADFWRTRVEPVAAAHPAFAEWLVEYGAGPAALDAQLARRLKKPLAELRWDGLHTGDDDAEAAAREHFDAAAGIWRAERGALDALLADAQPSLNQRSHKPEAVAEALDAWARYFEQASAVAALPRAALKLTQAALEKATKKGGATPRHAFFDVAQALETAVGAVEAAQRARWLSLVAQWLDTAPAELKQRKRTRRVVSFDDLLANLHHALEAHPWLRETLRARYPAALIDEFQDTDPLQFAIFDTIFAPAGPLFLVGDPKQAIYSFRAADLHTYLAARARASARYTLAVNQRSTPAIVDACNRVFSANARAFVLDGLDYEPVRAGARARAPLVDTTDPLAGAGDFRVWTLPAGDGGLTKRDAQRQAANACAAEIARLMRGARERAVTLGGEPLAASGIAVLVQTHRQGSLVKRVLAAWGIGSVELAQASVFATIDAEQLERVLAAIDAPGDLRRLRSALASDWFGLDAAALWRLEQGDAAQGDAEGAARDASDDGRARASASATASPSADADAMGWVERFSRYRLLWRERGFAVMWRTFANELRIAERLMAGQDGERRVTDVNHLAELTQARASAQPGIAPTLRWLAAQRLEGGGDDAQLRLESDRNLVQIVTVHKSKGLEYAIVFCPFLNDGGLREPSGSGLPDAREYHDEAGSAVLHYGCDDEAAERASREAMREQAAERARLVYVALTRAVYRCYLVAGTYVSSRSTKEARRSVLNWLVAGEGRDFDAWLKEPPEDAELAERWQALAGGPVTLGALPVPAHREPLAAGHETGATQAARRATRGLRDAWRIASFSSLTSALAREEGGIASVADEETRPDHDALAAAVGTDAPDAAAQAAAAVAHEPAEDDILAFPRGAAAGECLHRLFELSDFSDASTWPAAALRALHERPVEAELALAERLPAMMTRLVADLAATELVPGMRLAALDPARRLTEMEFLFPAPALDFNALRRLLAAHGYPDVALEAGALAGFVKGFIDMIVEHDGRFWIVDWKSNHLGTTPDAYGPRALDAAMAHHAYHLQALLYTVALHRYLRVRMRDYDYDAHIAGYLYLFVRGVRPGWRSGDAPAGVHARRPARALVEALDALMREGAA; encoded by the coding sequence ATGAGCCGCGCCGCGCAATCCGGCCTGTCGACGAGCGAGCTCGACGTCTTCGCGTGCGCGCTCGACGGCGTGAACCAGATCGAAGCGTCGGCGGGCACCGGCAAGACCTGGAACATCTGCGCGCTCTACGTGCGCCTGCTGCTCGAAAAGGATCTCGGCGCGGACGAAATTCTCGTCGTCACCTTTACGAAGGCAGCGACGGCCGAGCTGCACGAGCGGATTCGCGGGCGCCTCGCCCAGCTCGCGCATGCGCTCGACACGGGCGGCGACGGCAACGATCCGTTCGTCGCGCGCCTGTTCGAGACGACGCTTTCGCCCGAGCGCGGCATCGATCCGGAGACGGCCGCAAAGCGCGTGCGGCGCGCGCTGCGCGCGTTCGACCAGGCGGCGATCCACACGATCCACGCGTTCTGCCAGCGCGCGCTGCAGGAAGCGCCGTTCGCGGCGGCGATGCCGTTTGCGTTCGAGATGGAGGCGGACGACGGCGCGCTGCGCTTCGAACTTGCCGCCGATTTCTGGCGTACGCGCGTCGAGCCGGTTGCGGCGGCGCATCCGGCCTTCGCCGAGTGGCTCGTCGAATACGGCGCGGGTCCCGCGGCGCTCGACGCGCAACTCGCGCGGCGGTTGAAAAAGCCGCTCGCCGAGTTGCGCTGGGACGGACTGCACACGGGCGACGACGATGCGGAGGCCGCCGCCCGCGAGCACTTCGACGCGGCGGCCGGCATCTGGCGCGCCGAACGCGGCGCGCTCGACGCGCTGCTCGCCGACGCGCAGCCGTCGCTGAACCAGCGCTCGCACAAGCCGGAGGCGGTGGCCGAGGCGCTCGACGCGTGGGCGCGCTACTTCGAGCAGGCGAGCGCGGTGGCCGCATTGCCGCGCGCGGCGCTCAAGCTCACGCAGGCCGCGCTTGAAAAAGCGACGAAAAAGGGCGGCGCGACGCCGCGGCACGCGTTCTTCGACGTCGCGCAGGCGCTCGAGACGGCCGTCGGCGCGGTCGAGGCCGCGCAGCGCGCGCGCTGGCTGTCGCTCGTCGCGCAATGGCTCGACACCGCGCCCGCCGAGCTCAAGCAGCGCAAGCGCACACGTCGCGTCGTGTCGTTCGACGATCTGCTCGCGAACCTGCATCACGCACTCGAAGCGCATCCATGGCTGCGCGAGACGTTGCGCGCGCGCTATCCGGCCGCGCTCATCGACGAGTTCCAGGATACCGATCCGCTGCAGTTCGCGATCTTCGACACGATCTTCGCGCCTGCCGGCCCGCTCTTTCTCGTCGGCGATCCGAAACAGGCGATCTACAGCTTCCGCGCGGCGGACCTGCATACGTATCTCGCCGCGCGCGCGCGGGCGTCCGCGCGCTACACGCTCGCGGTGAACCAGCGCTCGACGCCCGCGATCGTCGACGCGTGCAACCGCGTGTTCAGCGCGAATGCCCGCGCGTTCGTGCTCGACGGGCTCGATTACGAGCCGGTGCGCGCCGGCGCGCGCGCACGCGCGCCGCTCGTCGATACGACGGATCCGCTCGCGGGCGCGGGCGACTTCCGTGTATGGACGCTGCCCGCCGGCGACGGCGGGTTGACGAAGCGCGACGCGCAGCGGCAGGCGGCGAATGCGTGCGCGGCCGAGATCGCGCGGCTGATGCGCGGCGCGCGCGAGCGCGCGGTGACGCTCGGCGGCGAGCCGCTGGCGGCATCGGGCATCGCGGTGCTCGTGCAGACCCACCGGCAGGGCAGTCTCGTGAAGCGCGTGCTCGCCGCATGGGGCATCGGCAGCGTCGAGCTTGCGCAGGCGTCGGTGTTCGCGACGATCGACGCCGAGCAGCTCGAGCGCGTGCTCGCGGCGATCGACGCGCCCGGCGACCTGCGGCGTCTGCGCTCGGCGCTCGCATCCGACTGGTTCGGGCTCGATGCGGCCGCGCTCTGGCGTCTCGAGCAAGGCGACGCGGCGCAGGGCGACGCCGAGGGCGCCGCGCGCGATGCCTCGGACGACGGGCGCGCGCGCGCATCGGCGAGCGCTACCGCGTCGCCTTCCGCGGATGCCGACGCGATGGGCTGGGTCGAGCGCTTTTCCCGCTATCGGCTGTTGTGGCGCGAACGCGGCTTCGCGGTGATGTGGCGCACGTTCGCGAACGAGCTGCGGATCGCCGAGCGGCTGATGGCCGGCCAGGACGGCGAGCGGCGCGTGACCGACGTCAACCATCTGGCCGAGCTGACGCAGGCGCGCGCCTCCGCGCAGCCGGGCATCGCGCCGACGCTGCGCTGGCTCGCCGCGCAGCGGCTCGAAGGCGGCGGTGACGATGCGCAACTGCGGCTCGAGTCCGATCGCAACCTCGTGCAGATCGTCACCGTGCACAAGTCGAAGGGGCTCGAATACGCGATCGTGTTCTGTCCGTTCCTGAACGACGGCGGGTTGCGCGAGCCGAGCGGCTCGGGCCTGCCCGATGCGCGCGAGTATCACGACGAAGCGGGCAGCGCGGTGCTGCATTACGGCTGCGACGACGAGGCGGCCGAACGCGCGTCGCGCGAAGCGATGCGCGAGCAGGCGGCGGAGCGCGCGCGGCTCGTCTACGTCGCGCTCACGCGCGCCGTCTACCGCTGCTATCTGGTCGCGGGCACGTATGTGTCGTCGCGCTCGACGAAGGAGGCGCGGCGCAGCGTGCTGAACTGGCTCGTCGCGGGCGAGGGCCGCGATTTCGACGCGTGGCTCAAGGAGCCGCCCGAAGACGCGGAGCTCGCCGAGCGCTGGCAGGCGCTCGCGGGCGGCCCGGTGACGCTCGGCGCGCTGCCCGTGCCGGCGCATCGCGAGCCGCTCGCGGCCGGCCACGAGACGGGAGCGACGCAAGCGGCGCGACGCGCGACGCGCGGGCTGCGCGACGCCTGGCGAATCGCGAGCTTCAGTTCGCTGACGTCGGCGCTCGCGCGCGAAGAGGGCGGTATTGCGAGCGTCGCCGACGAAGAGACGCGGCCCGACCACGACGCGCTCGCGGCCGCGGTCGGCACGGACGCGCCCGACGCCGCCGCACAAGCGGCGGCTGCCGTCGCGCACGAGCCCGCCGAAGACGACATCCTTGCATTCCCGCGCGGCGCGGCCGCGGGCGAATGCCTGCACCGGCTGTTCGAGCTGAGCGATTTCTCCGATGCGTCGACGTGGCCGGCGGCCGCGCTGCGCGCGCTGCACGAGCGCCCGGTCGAAGCGGAGCTCGCGCTCGCCGAGCGGCTGCCCGCGATGATGACGCGGCTCGTCGCCGATCTCGCCGCGACCGAGCTCGTGCCGGGCATGCGCCTTGCCGCACTCGATCCGGCGCGGCGCCTGACGGAAATGGAATTCCTGTTTCCCGCGCCCGCACTCGATTTCAACGCGTTGCGGCGGCTGCTCGCCGCGCACGGCTATCCGGACGTCGCGCTCGAAGCGGGCGCGCTTGCCGGATTCGTCAAAGGATTCATCGACATGATCGTCGAGCACGACGGCCGCTTCTGGATCGTCGACTGGAAGTCGAATCATCTCGGCACGACGCCCGATGCGTACGGCCCGCGCGCGCTCGACGCCGCGATGGCGCACCATGCGTATCACCTGCAGGCGCTGCTCTATACGGTCGCGCTGCATCGCTATCTGCGCGTGCGGATGCGCGACTACGACTACGACGCGCACATCGCCGGGTATCTGTATCTGTTCGTGCGCGGCGTGCGGCCCGGCTGGCGCAGCGGCGACGCGCCGGCGGGCGTGCACGCGCGACGGCCGGCGCGTGCGCTCGTCGAAGCGCTCGATGCGCTGATGCGCGAGGGGGCGGCATGA
- the arfB gene encoding alternative ribosome rescue aminoacyl-tRNA hydrolase ArfB produces MTLRYAFSPDEVELMAVRAQGAGGQNVNKVSSAIHLRFDIRASSLSDEVKARLLARSDQRITRDGVVVIKAQEYRTQEKNRAAALARLDVLIRSAGVTQRKRIATRPTRASKERRLAEKSRRGEVKSGRGRIVD; encoded by the coding sequence ATGACGCTGCGCTACGCATTCTCGCCGGATGAGGTCGAACTGATGGCGGTCCGCGCGCAGGGCGCGGGCGGGCAGAACGTCAACAAGGTGTCGAGCGCGATTCACCTGCGCTTCGACATCCGCGCGTCGTCGCTGTCGGACGAAGTGAAGGCGCGGCTTCTCGCGCGCTCCGATCAGCGGATCACGCGCGATGGCGTCGTCGTCATCAAGGCGCAGGAGTACCGCACGCAGGAGAAGAACCGCGCGGCCGCGCTCGCGCGGCTCGATGTGCTGATCCGCAGCGCCGGCGTGACGCAACGCAAGCGGATTGCGACCCGGCCGACGCGTGCGTCGAAGGAACGCCGGCTTGCCGAGAAGAGCCGGCGCGGCGAGGTGAAGTCGGGGCGCGGCAGAATCGTCGATTGA